AACATTGAAATCATTTTATATCGTCCTCATTGTCGGTAGGTATGTGAGAAAAAACACAATTAAAAGTGAATCACACGGCCGATCGTGCACGCGATTTCATTTGATTGTCAGACGATTCGATTATGTTAGATTGGAGATGTTGTTCAATCTGGCCTTGCATGAGCACGTAACTCACACATTTGGTTACACATTATGCGATGAACCGTCGTTCGAatagttttttcttgttccaaGTAATGACTGTTAATTATATTCAGCAAATCTCAAGGTTCGTGCGAGCATTTAAAACAAACACCACACAACGCTACGGTGATAAGAAAAACACATTTTTTAAACCCTTAAAAAAATGGTCGTAAGATAGTTATTGATCAACCTATTCAATATTCGTCGAAGTAATATTCGCAGGTACGAGAATCCCTAAAGATTATTAGGATCGAAAATCTAAGGCGATTCGAGCTTGTCGCGATTTTGTTTGAATAGAACAGGGAGTACAAGTACCTCTTCATTTTACAGATGCGCGTTAATATCGTTGACGTTTGTTCTGATCTTCGGAACAGCCTTTCATATCAAATACTTGGTGAGAAGTGAAGAAGTACCCGGAGGTGAGTGAATTTCGATTACGATTGACAGAGGACTTTGCATAATCTGGTTTTTCGTGTCACTGCTCGCACGAGAGGGCGATGATCCActtcgtttttaatttctatttttttttatcccaatCCGTCTTTCCAGGTTATTTGCCTCAATCGTTGCTGGCATTTTCTGtgatttataatttcaaaaagtTAAGAGGAGGAACGCGATCGACAGGAATTAATTTGGACTGTATTTCTGGAATAAAAGTTACCGCTATGATCATGATAATCGCGGGTCATTCACTGATTTTCGTCATCAGCGGGCCCGTGCTCAATATCAATTTTTGGCAATACGTAAGCAACCATATATCCGCTATTATCGACGATTTCACTCAAAAGCATAAGGGAACCGAACGAAAATACAGAATTCCCAATTCCAGGCAGTGACCAAAGTTGAAAACGCGGTCTTCCTCAACAACCCTCTTTTGGTCGACACGTTTCTTTTGCTCAGTGGATTCTTGGTGTCTTGTATCCTTCTGAACGAACTGAACAAAGGAAAGAGGATAAACTTCATCAACATTTACGTGATGCGTTACGTGAGGTTCGTGCATCGTAATAATCGATAGCCAAATATCATCGTGTAGAATAATTGTGAAAGTGATTTATTTCTTCAGGTTAACTCCGGCTTACATTCTCATAATCGGCCTCTACTTAACTTGGTTTCCGCGAATGGATTCGGGTCCGATGTGGTCTCGAGTGTACCTAGAAAGAGATAGATGCATGACTTCATGGTGGGCCAACCTACTTTATATAAACAATTACGTAAATACCGACAAACTGGTGAGTGTAACATTACGTGCATAATTCGATCGCACTTTTACTGCAAACTCGGCCGTAGTGGTtcttaataagaaaaaaagctaCGAAACTGTTTTTCGAGCGGATCGAGTCTGCGAATTTGAATCGTGACCGATTGTAATgttcgtcaaaaattttctagtgcATGTTCCAATCGTGGTATTTGTCGGTCGATACCCAACTCTTCATTTTGGCCCCGTTCATGATATACCCGCTGCACAGGTGGCCGAAGATCGGAGAATCGATCCTGGCAACCGCAACGGCACTTTCGATCCTCGTTCCGTTTGTCATCACCATTAGGAACAGCGCAGATCCAACGTTGATGGTTTACAGCGCGTAAGAATTACGTTCAAGGATACCGCAATAACGCTAGGATGCTAACAGTGCAATCAATGATATATCAATGCGTGAAATTACTTTTTCGTTACGTTGCATGGTCGTTATTTTACTCAACATTTTCTCTCTACTCCACTCATTCTAGCGAACTGAAGGACATATCGACGAATAACTTTTTCCTaacaaattacatcaagacgCATATGAGGGCGTCGTCCTACTGCTTCGGATTGGCGTGCGGATACATCGTACACAGGATACACTTGTCGGGTCATAAGTTATCGAACGTTCGTTTCAATTCTCGTAATGTAATTCGATTCGCCGACTACATGATAATCGTGTAATTTCGTTGACATGTTACTTTTCCAGAACACAGTACGGATGGGATGGATTCTCGCGAGTTTATCTCTGATAGGTTCTTTGCTATCCATCACGATATTTTACGGACCCAGAAGAAACTTTACACCGATAGAAGCTGCGATCTATGCTTCGTTGCACAGAGCTTTTTGGAGTCTCGGTACCGCTTGGGTAGTGTTGGCCTGCGTAACCGGCAACGGAGgtatgagaatatttttttttcgtcggctAGACAAATTGCAGAATTGCGAGCGACCGTTCGAACCTCTTATGCAACGCTATGCACTTTCGCTAAATTAGGCAATCTGATTGATCGACGcatgcgagagaaaaaaaattgctgaaaagATATTACCGAGGATATTACATATCGTCTACGTTCGTTGCAGGTGTGGTGGCTAAAATCCTCCAATGGAAGCCGTTTTTACCGCTCAGTCGGCTGACCTATTCCGCCTACCTGGTGAATGGAATGGTCGAATTGCacagcgtcgcgacgacgcgaAGCCCCCAATATCTCAATAACTTTAGCTTGGtaagtaagaatttttcattatctcgaCGAACTCGTTAGAGAGGGACTTAAATTACCGTGACGCCCCACCGTGCCAAGGTCTTTGCGCATAATCATTGCAACCAAAGACAGAAAtctaataattcaaaaatttcaattacatcATTACCTgttcgaaataagaaaatctcCATGTTATGCGTACGCGTGGGCAGATATAATCATATGTTAATCGCATTATTTTACggtgcgtacgtataaatttcgTACACATTACAACAACTAATTATTAAAGTTTGATCACTTCTGCGGTAAACCGATTCACCTTCTCGTTTTTGGATACGGAAGGCTGTCCAGATATTTGAAACTGCGTCCCTCgatcgaatttcaattgtcCTTGTTTTTCTGACAGACGCGACAGCTCATGGCTCATTTGACGGTCACGTTTATGGGCGCTCTGATTCTGTCGATGGCCTGCGAATCACCGATGCTCGGACTGGAGAAGATCGTTCTATCCGGAGGTGACTTTACTCTTAGATCGATGCgaatatacattttatatcACAAATTGAACAATCGACCTAATTCATTGGTTTTTCCATAACTCCAGgtagaaaaaacaacaaaaatgataaaaaggaTGAGAGCGAAGAGACCAACGCGACAGACGCCtgaataattatatgaaataaaaccgAATTTGTAAATATCTACAAGTACCTGCTTCccttttattatatatactggattatttatcaattaacATGGTCTGGTTTATTATTGATAGATTATATGATTCGACGTTTTTAGACACACGGAatcccagtttttttttttcttcgtagctaactattttcgaaaattctttcttcgccgggattctcttttttcccgaCGACTGAAACCTGCGCTTCGGTTCTTTACCCCGGACTCAAATCCGGTGATAAAACTTTTCGTCAACACGGTGACAAATCAACAATCATTCAACTTGATAAAGAGCCATTCATAGTTACCACTTAACTCATCACGTATCTCACCGGTAATAATCCAATAACACTATAATAAGCTCAGACATATATCGGCGATTATTATCAGAATCTATTAGCGgtagaataattgaatttttaaatctatCATTATCACGGAACACGGCAGTAACCTTGGTGGTCTAAAGGTTTATTTACACGAAGCTGGCAAGTGCTCCAACTTAATAACCCGACAGCAATATAACGTAAGCTAAAATTTTATGAATGAAAGCAGGAAACTGTATGAGAGTAATAACTAATTGTAGAACATGAATCATTCTCCAGCCACGAGCGGAGTAGATGttgattttcatcgaataaaattaaaactaaaaattagtttttcgTTCATCAAGTCGAAGTATACATACGATGACTGACAATAAATTCCATGGGTGCAGTATACAAAACGTTAAACCCTTGTGTTTTCTGATACTATTTTCGTCCATTGTTTGGAGCGGAATGGCTCCTATACGATTTTTCTTGTAACATCTGAAAGAAAACGATCGGTGGAATttcgcggtaaaaaaaagttgatttatCGGACGATTtcaacaaaaatgagaaacagaAGCCCGGTGATGCGAAGTTCTCGTACACACCGGGCTTTCGATCGCAAATCACGGAACTGGATATGAGGTGCAAGTAACGAGTGCATGAAACATGTGGTGAATTTACGGATCTCGGACTCGCG
The sequence above is a segment of the Athalia rosae chromosome 5, iyAthRosa1.1, whole genome shotgun sequence genome. Coding sequences within it:
- the LOC105688084 gene encoding nose resistant to fluoxetine protein 6-like, with the protein product MILVGQLLSIILLVGLIQGIKIASAVSENVNVSKPQPSEKSEKAQVEVVYENHGDDMLPVLSRDLTLLGHAIEMIDNEDCRNQCKLMMSGIRNLTSWAVKFYDASGKFPEGVLGGSLYQLGNFDECLQIGQSDDAPPGVYGQYCLGEVGIGVPNLYLDRNGTIWDDFRPSNDRSRQTITKLHWGICVPSVCQPQEVEKVVRTVLAVAFSGSRLKLTPRIPEKSCYKQTTAVYSPIDIVYTCALISLTFVLIFGTAFHIKYLVRSEEVPGGYLPQSLLAFSVIYNFKKLRGGTRSTGINLDCISGIKVTAMIMIIAGHSLIFVISGPVLNINFWQYAVTKVENAVFLNNPLLVDTFLLLSGFLVSCILLNELNKGKRINFINIYVMRYVRLTPAYILIIGLYLTWFPRMDSGPMWSRVYLERDRCMTSWWANLLYINNYVNTDKLCMFQSWYLSVDTQLFILAPFMIYPLHRWPKIGESILATATALSILVPFVITIRNSADPTLMVYSAELKDISTNNFFLTNYIKTHMRASSYCFGLACGYIVHRIHLSGHKLSNNTVRMGWILASLSLIGSLLSITIFYGPRRNFTPIEAAIYASLHRAFWSLGTAWVVLACVTGNGGVVAKILQWKPFLPLSRLTYSAYLVNGMVELHSVATTRSPQYLNNFSLTRQLMAHLTVTFMGALILSMACESPMLGLEKIVLSGGRKNNKNDKKDESEETNATDA